A single region of the Cynocephalus volans isolate mCynVol1 chromosome 12, mCynVol1.pri, whole genome shotgun sequence genome encodes:
- the ETFBKMT gene encoding electron transfer flavoprotein beta subunit lysine methyltransferase, with amino-acid sequence MALSLGWKVPKNCYGLLLKAARRSGFPVFPWGHCSWTGAGSFLDPEIKVFLEENTEVTSSGSLTPEIQLRLLTPRCKFWWERADLWPHSDPYWAIYWPGGQALSRYLLDNPDVVRGKSVLDLGSGCGATAIAAKMNGASKILANDIDPIAGMAITLNCELNGLNPFPILIKNILNLEQNKWDLVVLGDMFYDENLADSLHQWLKNCCWTFGTRVLIGDPGRPQFSGHSIQHQLHKVVEYSLPQPTRQENNGLTTSTVWDFQP; translated from the exons ATGGCTTTGAGCCTAGGTTGGAAAGTTCCCAAGAATTGCTATGGTCTTCTTCTGAAGGCTGCAAGACGCAGTGGTTTTCCTGTGTTTCCCTGGGGCCACTGTTCCTGGACAGGAGCTGGAAGCTTTTTGGACCCTGAGATAAAAGTTTTCCTGGAGGAGAACACTGAAGTTACCAGCAGTGGCAGCCTCACACCTGAAATCCAGTTGCGACTTTTGACCCCCAGATGCAAGTTCTGGTGGGAAAGAGCTGACCTGTGGCCCCACAGTGATCCTTACTGGGCAATCTACTGGCCAGGAGGCCAAGCCCTGTCTAG gtATCTTTTGGATAATCCTGATGTTGTCAGAGGAAAATCTGTATTAGATCTTGGGAGTGGATGTGGAGCTACAGCTATTGCTGCTAAGATGAATGGGGCATCAAAGATCTTGGCCAACGACATAGACCCTA ttgcagGAATGGCTATTACACTAAATTGTGAATTGAACGGACTgaatccttttcccattttaatcaaaaatattttgaatttggaACAAAATAAGTGGGACCTTGTTGTTCTTGGAGATATGTTTTATGATGAAAACCTCGCAGACAGTCTTCATCAGTGGCTGAAGAATTGCTGTTGGACCTTTGGAACTCGAGTGCTGATTGGTGACCCTGGACGGCCCCAGTTCAGTGGACACAGCATTCAGCATCAACTGCACAAAGTGGTAGAATATTCACTTCCACAGCCTACTAGGCAGGAAAACAATGGACTGACAACAAGCACAGTGTGGGATTTTCAGCCATGA